Proteins from one Cellulosilyticum lentocellum DSM 5427 genomic window:
- the gyrA gene encoding DNA gyrase subunit A — translation MDTNDVTYDRIIHRDINDEMQNCYIDYAMSVIVSRALPDVRDGLKPVHRRILYSMSELGLGSDKQYRKSARIVGDTMGKYHPHGDSSIYGAMVRMAQEFSTRYPLVDGQGNFGSIDGDSPAAMRYTEARMSKMTALMLADIDKDTVEFRPNFDESSKEPCVLPSRFPNLLVNGSSGIAVGMATNIPPHNLTEVVNGVIRMIDNYMGENEEHEVRETEIEELMAIIEGPDFPTGATIYGRYGIDQAYRTGRGKVKVKAKAEIEAMQGGKNRIVVTEIPYMVNKSSLIEKMADLVKERKIDGITDIRDESDRNGISMVIELRRDVNPTVILNQLYKYTQLQDTFSINMLALVDDKPKVLNLKQILEEYLKHQKEVVTRRTQFELNKAEARAHILEGLRKALDNIDLVVSLIRESANVQEAKDKLMEAIELTEIQAQAIVEMRLRALTGLEREKIDQEYAELLEKIEYLKSILASEYKLLSVIKDEITEVKQKYGDGRRTDITIDEDEYDIEDLIDEENIVVTITQLGYIKRIPLDTYKNQNRGGKGIIGVNTIEDDFIKQLFVTTNFNYIMFFTNKGKAYRIKGYRIPEAGRTARGTAIVNLLELDKDEKITAVFPIKEFEDNTFLTMVTKKGQIKKTPLKDFRNIRKGGLIALSLNEEDELVDVHQTTSKDAILVATRNGQGIMFDATDVRPMGRTARGVRAINLGETDEVIGATVPKEGEQILTTTEKGLGKRTQIEAFRAQKRGGKGLRINKITEKTGCIIGVASVSEEDELLLITSQGIIIRIKVAQISSIGRNAQGVKLINVADDVQVVCMEKVNEEFIDDNVEEASITEVSDEDIVDEQE, via the coding sequence ATGGATACAAATGATGTAACTTATGACAGAATTATTCATAGAGATATTAACGATGAGATGCAAAACTGTTATATTGATTACGCTATGAGTGTAATCGTATCTCGTGCCCTTCCAGATGTACGAGATGGATTAAAACCAGTTCATCGTCGTATTTTATACTCTATGAGTGAATTAGGGTTAGGTTCAGATAAACAATATAGGAAATCAGCACGTATTGTCGGGGATACCATGGGTAAATATCACCCTCATGGTGATTCTTCAATTTATGGTGCGATGGTACGCATGGCGCAAGAATTCTCTACGAGATATCCTCTTGTAGATGGACAAGGTAACTTTGGTTCTATTGATGGCGATAGTCCGGCTGCTATGCGTTATACTGAAGCACGTATGAGTAAAATGACAGCTCTCATGCTAGCTGATATTGATAAAGATACGGTTGAATTTAGACCAAACTTTGATGAATCATCTAAGGAACCCTGTGTTTTACCATCAAGATTTCCAAACCTATTGGTTAATGGTTCATCAGGTATTGCTGTAGGTATGGCAACTAATATTCCACCTCATAACTTGACTGAGGTTGTAAACGGTGTTATTAGAATGATCGATAACTATATGGGAGAAAATGAAGAGCACGAAGTTCGTGAAACAGAGATAGAAGAACTTATGGCTATCATTGAAGGCCCAGACTTCCCTACAGGTGCTACTATATATGGACGATATGGAATTGACCAAGCTTATAGGACCGGTAGAGGTAAAGTAAAAGTTAAAGCTAAAGCTGAAATTGAAGCAATGCAAGGTGGAAAGAATCGCATTGTTGTTACAGAGATTCCTTACATGGTTAATAAGTCATCACTTATTGAAAAGATGGCAGACTTAGTTAAAGAAAGAAAAATAGATGGTATTACAGATATTCGTGATGAATCAGATAGAAATGGTATTTCTATGGTGATTGAGCTTAGAAGAGATGTAAATCCAACAGTTATCTTAAATCAGCTTTATAAATATACCCAATTACAAGATACTTTTAGTATCAATATGCTTGCTTTAGTAGATGATAAACCTAAAGTTCTTAACTTAAAGCAAATTCTTGAAGAGTATTTAAAACATCAAAAAGAAGTTGTAACAAGAAGAACGCAGTTTGAATTAAATAAAGCTGAGGCTAGAGCACACATATTAGAAGGACTTCGTAAAGCTTTAGATAATATTGATTTAGTAGTTTCTCTTATTCGTGAATCAGCAAATGTTCAAGAAGCTAAAGATAAGTTAATGGAAGCTATTGAGCTTACTGAAATTCAAGCTCAGGCAATTGTTGAGATGAGACTTCGTGCTTTAACAGGTCTTGAAAGAGAAAAGATTGATCAAGAGTATGCAGAACTCCTTGAAAAAATTGAATACTTAAAATCAATTTTAGCTAGTGAGTATAAATTATTAAGTGTTATTAAAGATGAAATTACAGAAGTAAAACAAAAATATGGTGATGGGCGTAGAACTGATATTACGATTGATGAAGATGAATATGATATTGAAGATCTTATTGATGAAGAGAATATCGTTGTAACAATCACTCAATTAGGTTATATCAAACGTATTCCATTAGATACCTATAAAAATCAAAATAGAGGCGGTAAAGGAATCATTGGTGTTAATACAATTGAAGATGACTTTATCAAACAACTTTTCGTAACCACTAACTTTAATTATATTATGTTCTTCACTAATAAGGGGAAGGCATATCGTATAAAAGGTTATAGAATTCCTGAAGCAGGAAGAACTGCTAGAGGAACAGCTATTGTTAACTTATTAGAGTTAGATAAAGATGAAAAAATTACTGCAGTATTTCCAATTAAAGAATTTGAAGATAATACATTCTTAACAATGGTTACTAAAAAAGGACAAATTAAGAAAACACCTCTAAAGGATTTTAGGAACATTAGGAAAGGTGGGCTTATTGCACTTTCTCTTAACGAAGAAGATGAGCTAGTTGATGTACATCAAACTACATCAAAAGATGCTATTTTAGTAGCCACTAGAAATGGTCAAGGGATTATGTTCGATGCAACAGATGTAAGACCAATGGGTAGAACAGCAAGAGGTGTACGTGCTATTAATCTAGGTGAAACTGATGAGGTGATAGGAGCAACTGTACCAAAAGAAGGTGAACAGATTCTTACAACTACAGAAAAAGGGTTAGGCAAGAGAACACAAATAGAAGCTTTCAGGGCTCAAAAACGTGGTGGTAAGGGATTAAGAATTAATAAAATTACTGAAAAAACAGGTTGTATTATTGGTGTTGCTTCAGTAAGTGAAGAAGATGAGTTACTACTTATTACTTCTCAGGGTATTATTATTCGTATTAAAGTTGCACAAATTTCTTCTATAGGTCGAAATGCTCAAGGTGTTAAATTAATAAATGTTGCTGATGATGTACAGGTTGTATGTATGGAAAAAGTAAATGAAGAATTCATTGATGATAATGTTGAGGAAGCTTCTATAACAGAAGTATCCGATGAAGACATTGTTGATGAACAAGAATAA
- a CDS encoding C39 family peptidase: MKKVILFILCTVVIITSVGGAYIYYVKHSGGALPTFINKPTSSKKYIIKKAGNIVAEADTEEEAVSKAEKIKRSIAINTLNNEWVYSSFKPFLIITDTAVHDFDNFKEAVNYAKDNNHEKIYFNSDSNLVWKNQNKEIEIEPLNVPLIRQYPELPRGCEVTSLAMLLQYMNIDIDKMTLAKNIKKDDTTYYKDNKGRIYYGNPYDGFVGDMYNIKNNGYGVYHGPITELAKEYVGDSAIDLTGVEFSDITYFLKQGYPIWVITNATYKPLNDTYFEIWHTPSGIVKTTNKLHAVIITGIDKENVYINDPFSTYPNKAVNKNDFKLAWEQMGHQAITIIK, from the coding sequence ATGAAGAAGGTAATCTTATTTATTCTTTGCACAGTAGTAATAATAACAAGTGTAGGTGGGGCATATATCTATTATGTTAAACATAGTGGTGGTGCGCTGCCTACTTTTATAAATAAACCTACATCAAGTAAAAAGTATATCATCAAAAAAGCAGGGAATATCGTAGCAGAGGCTGATACTGAAGAGGAAGCTGTGTCAAAAGCAGAAAAGATTAAAAGGAGTATAGCGATTAATACATTGAATAATGAATGGGTTTATAGTAGTTTTAAACCTTTTCTTATTATTACAGATACAGCAGTGCATGACTTTGATAACTTCAAAGAAGCAGTTAATTATGCTAAAGATAATAATCATGAGAAAATCTATTTTAATAGTGACTCAAACCTTGTTTGGAAAAATCAAAATAAGGAAATAGAGATAGAGCCCCTTAATGTTCCTTTGATTAGGCAATATCCAGAATTACCCAGGGGCTGTGAAGTAACTTCACTTGCAATGCTACTTCAATATATGAATATAGATATTGATAAAATGACATTGGCTAAAAACATAAAAAAAGACGATACTACTTATTATAAGGATAATAAGGGAAGAATCTATTATGGTAATCCATATGATGGATTTGTGGGAGACATGTACAATATCAAAAATAATGGATATGGTGTGTATCATGGACCAATAACTGAGTTAGCTAAAGAATATGTTGGAGATAGTGCAATCGATTTAACAGGAGTAGAATTTAGTGACATTACTTATTTTTTAAAACAGGGATATCCTATATGGGTGATTACTAATGCAACATATAAACCTCTAAATGATACATATTTTGAAATCTGGCATACTCCATCTGGAATTGTAAAAACGACTAATAAATTACATGCTGTTATAATAACTGGTATTGATAAAGAGAATGTATATATTAATGATCCTTTTTCGACTTATCCTAATAAAGCCGTAAATAAAAATGATTTTAAATTAGCGTGGGAACAAATGGGACATCAAGCAATTACAATTATAAAATAG